One genomic region from Microcystis panniformis FACHB-1757 encodes:
- the rfbD gene encoding dTDP-4-dehydrorhamnose reductase, with product MKKVLLIGAKGQVGQELQVTLPQLGEVISIGREELDLTNSEKISQLIREIHPDYLVNAAAYTAVDKAETEPDLAYSINAIAPKIMAESAEKIQAKFLHISTDYVFDGRKNTPYLETDLTNPLGVYGQSKLRGEEEIKTVNSQAIILRTAWVYGSYGKSNFVKTMLRLGKEREELKVVVDQVGSPTWSKDIATAITHLLINVDNPAGIYNFTNSGVASWFDLTKAIFEEAKISGIPLKIQRVIPITTAEYPTPAVRPAYSVLSGQKISQQLGYIPPYWRDSLKAMLNQLFNL from the coding sequence ATGAAAAAAGTTTTACTAATTGGTGCTAAAGGTCAAGTGGGACAAGAGTTACAGGTAACTTTACCGCAGTTAGGTGAAGTTATTAGTATCGGTCGAGAAGAACTAGATTTAACTAACTCGGAAAAAATCAGCCAGTTAATTAGGGAAATTCACCCCGATTATCTGGTTAATGCCGCCGCTTATACGGCAGTGGATAAAGCCGAAACCGAGCCAGATTTAGCCTATTCTATCAATGCTATAGCCCCAAAAATCATGGCGGAATCTGCCGAGAAAATTCAAGCTAAATTTCTTCATATTTCCACAGATTATGTCTTTGATGGTCGGAAAAATACCCCCTATCTAGAAACCGATCTAACTAATCCTTTAGGGGTTTATGGACAATCCAAGTTAAGGGGAGAAGAGGAGATTAAAACTGTTAATTCTCAGGCAATTATCCTGCGTACTGCTTGGGTTTACGGCAGTTATGGCAAAAGTAATTTTGTCAAAACTATGCTGAGATTAGGTAAGGAAAGAGAGGAGTTAAAAGTAGTTGTTGATCAGGTGGGAAGTCCCACTTGGTCCAAAGATATAGCCACGGCCATTACTCACCTTCTAATTAATGTCGATAATCCCGCAGGAATCTATAATTTTACTAATAGCGGTGTTGCCAGTTGGTTTGATTTAACTAAAGCTATTTTTGAGGAGGCAAAAATAAGCGGTATTCCCTTAAAAATTCAGAGAGTAATTCCCATTACTACTGCTGAATATCCTACCCCAGCAGTGCGTCCGGCCTATTCGGTTCTTTCTGGTCAAAAAATCTCGCAACAATTGGGTTATATTCCTCCCTATTGGCGAGATTCTCTCAAAGCGATGCTCAACCAACTATTTAATCTTTAA
- the lspA gene encoding signal peptidase II has protein sequence MLKKNRWFWIVAVIGLILDQVTKYITVQSFEQIGDTFPIIPGVFHFTYVINTGAAFSAFRGGVGWLKWLSLLVSLGLMAFAYFGPHLSRWEQLAYGFILAGAFGNGIDRFLFGYVVDFLDFRLINFPVFNLADVFINIGIICLLISNFPHKSRAP, from the coding sequence ATGTTAAAAAAGAATCGCTGGTTTTGGATAGTGGCGGTGATTGGTCTAATTTTAGACCAAGTAACTAAGTATATAACCGTGCAGAGTTTTGAGCAAATCGGTGATACTTTCCCGATTATTCCGGGTGTTTTTCATTTCACCTATGTGATTAATACTGGCGCGGCTTTTAGTGCTTTTCGGGGCGGTGTTGGTTGGCTAAAATGGCTATCCTTATTGGTTAGTTTGGGATTAATGGCTTTTGCTTACTTTGGACCCCATTTAAGTCGTTGGGAACAATTAGCCTACGGTTTTATTTTAGCAGGGGCTTTCGGCAATGGTATCGATCGCTTTTTGTTTGGTTATGTGGTGGATTTTCTCGATTTTAGATTGATTAATTTTCCTGTTTTTAATCTGGCCGACGTTTTTATTAATATCGGGATTATTTGCCTATTAATTTCTAACTTTCCCCACAAGTCAAGGGCCCCGTAG
- the bioB gene encoding biotin synthase BioB, which yields MVQVSTHTATQSIPVEGEALKNWLQTRANQIIAGDRLSKQEALALTAIEGQENIFSLCEAADRIRQACCGNTVDLCSIINIKSGSCSENCSFCSQSAHHPGQDSPIYGLKSREEIVSHAKAAADAGAKRFCLVSQGRGLKYNSPKSQEFEEILATVQEIIETAKIKPCCALGELTLPQAQALKEAGVTRYNHNLEASENFYPNVVSTHSWQDRVETVKNLKAAGIQACTGGIIGMGESWTDRIDLAFSLAELEVESVPINLLNPRSGTPLGHLPKLDPFTALKAIAIFRFILPQQILRYAGGREAVMGELQNQGLKSGINAMLIGHYLTTLGQPPQQDQAMLADLSLIGGEAPIPGEYQPQQAT from the coding sequence GTGGTACAAGTCTCTACACACACCGCTACTCAATCTATCCCCGTGGAGGGAGAAGCCTTAAAAAACTGGTTACAGACTAGGGCTAATCAGATTATCGCCGGCGATCGACTCAGTAAGCAAGAGGCCCTAGCTTTAACTGCGATCGAAGGTCAGGAAAATATTTTCAGCTTATGTGAAGCTGCCGATCGCATTCGTCAGGCCTGTTGTGGCAATACGGTGGATTTATGTAGCATTATCAACATAAAATCGGGAAGTTGTTCGGAAAATTGCAGTTTTTGTTCCCAATCCGCCCACCATCCCGGTCAAGATTCGCCTATCTACGGTTTAAAAAGTCGCGAGGAAATCGTCAGCCATGCGAAAGCGGCAGCCGACGCGGGGGCCAAACGTTTCTGTTTAGTTAGTCAAGGTCGGGGATTAAAGTACAATAGCCCTAAATCGCAGGAATTCGAGGAAATACTGGCCACAGTTCAAGAAATCATCGAAACAGCCAAGATTAAACCCTGCTGCGCCCTGGGAGAGTTAACCCTCCCCCAAGCCCAGGCCTTAAAAGAAGCCGGAGTTACCCGTTATAATCACAATCTGGAAGCTTCCGAGAATTTTTATCCTAACGTGGTCTCCACCCACAGTTGGCAGGATCGGGTAGAAACGGTAAAAAACCTGAAAGCGGCAGGAATTCAAGCTTGTACGGGCGGAATTATCGGTATGGGGGAAAGTTGGACCGATCGCATTGATTTAGCTTTTTCTCTGGCGGAATTAGAAGTGGAATCAGTGCCGATTAACCTATTAAACCCCAGAAGTGGCACCCCTTTAGGTCATTTACCCAAACTCGACCCTTTTACTGCCCTAAAAGCGATCGCTATTTTCCGGTTTATCTTACCCCAACAAATCCTCCGTTATGCCGGGGGACGGGAGGCAGTGATGGGAGAATTGCAAAATCAGGGGCTAAAATCGGGAATTAATGCTATGCTGATTGGGCATTATTTGACCACTCTAGGACAACCCCCCCAACAGGATCAGGCGATGTTGGCTGATCTTAGTTTAATAGGAGGAGAAGCCCCCATCCCCGGTGAATACCAACCCCAACAGGCAACCTAA
- the rfbC gene encoding dTDP-4-dehydrorhamnose 3,5-epimerase yields MKVIPTEIPDVLIIEPQVYGDDRGFFLESFNQRDFREKTGVNTTFVQDNHSMSLKNVLRGLHYQIRNPQGKLVRVVSGSVFDVAVDARQSSPTFGQWVSCVLSAENKRIFWVPEGFAHGFLVLSERAEFLYKTTNYYYPQYEKTILWNDADLGIDWPLDTPPILSPKDQAGQPFKSVEVFP; encoded by the coding sequence ATGAAAGTTATTCCCACGGAAATTCCTGATGTTTTAATCATTGAACCGCAAGTTTACGGCGACGATCGAGGTTTTTTCTTGGAGAGTTTTAATCAGAGAGATTTTCGAGAAAAAACTGGAGTCAATACCACTTTTGTCCAGGATAATCACTCTATGTCCTTAAAAAATGTCCTGCGAGGATTGCACTATCAAATCCGCAATCCCCAGGGTAAACTGGTGCGAGTAGTGAGCGGTAGTGTTTTTGATGTGGCAGTGGATGCGCGTCAAAGTTCCCCCACTTTTGGGCAATGGGTAAGCTGTGTTTTAAGTGCGGAAAATAAACGTATTTTCTGGGTTCCCGAAGGTTTTGCCCATGGCTTTCTAGTTCTCTCTGAACGAGCCGAATTTCTCTACAAAACCACTAATTATTATTATCCCCAATACGAAAAAACCATTTTATGGAATGATGCCGATTTAGGGATTGATTGGCCCTTAGATACCCCCCCGATTCTCTCCCCTAAAGACCAAGCTGGACAACCCTTTAAATCCGTGGAAGTTTTCCCCTAA
- a CDS encoding biotin transporter BioY: MNTNPNRQPKSRRGRGSPPRRTSASVPNELIWALIGLLLTIFSTFVPVSLASWSAAGLSSQKLGITYQIGAVLLTGCLGGKNAGLLAQVAYIFLGLTWLPVFAQGGGIGYLKEPSFGYILGFMPGAWLCGWLAFRWRAKIETLALSAFAGLLVIHLCGLLYMLGLSIFQPQAGQITFPDSLPTLFMNYSVWPFLGQLVVICVVVIIAFFFRKLLFY; the protein is encoded by the coding sequence GTGAATACCAACCCCAACAGGCAACCTAAATCACGTCGAGGACGAGGCTCTCCGCCCCGGCGCACTTCCGCATCGGTTCCCAATGAGTTAATCTGGGCCTTGATTGGTTTGTTGCTGACAATCTTTAGTACATTTGTTCCAGTAAGCCTAGCTAGTTGGTCGGCTGCGGGTCTATCTTCGCAAAAACTAGGCATAACTTACCAAATTGGGGCAGTATTGTTAACGGGCTGTCTGGGGGGCAAAAATGCCGGGCTTCTTGCCCAGGTGGCCTATATTTTTCTCGGTTTAACTTGGTTGCCTGTGTTTGCTCAGGGTGGGGGAATAGGTTATCTGAAAGAACCCAGTTTTGGCTATATTTTAGGCTTTATGCCGGGAGCATGGCTGTGTGGTTGGTTGGCTTTTCGCTGGCGCGCCAAGATAGAAACCCTGGCTTTAAGTGCCTTTGCCGGTTTGTTAGTGATTCATCTGTGCGGTTTATTATATATGCTGGGATTGTCGATTTTTCAGCCCCAAGCCGGTCAAATCACCTTTCCCGATAGTTTGCCCACCCTATTTATGAATTATTCAGTCTGGCCATTTTTAGGGCAGTTAGTAGTAATTTGTGTGGTGGTAATTATTGCTTTTTTCTTCCGTAAATTATTATTTTATTGA
- a CDS encoding glucose-1-phosphate thymidylyltransferase: MKALILSGGKGTRLRPLTYTGAKQLVPVANKPILWYGIESIVAAGITDIGIIISPETGEEIRQTTGSGEQFGAKITYIRQDQPAGLAHAVKTAQSFLGDSPFIMYLGDNLIEDDLSPFLDSFQKQSLDALILLRKVSNPSAFGVAKVDETGKVLYLVEKPKEPPSNLALVGIYFFAPTIHQAIASIQPSARGELEITDAIQELINQNKAVEANKLLGWWLDTGKKDDLLEANRIILDTSLEIALLGEIDPNSQVIGRVQIGQGSKIINSTIRGPVIIGENCQIENCFIGPYSSIANGTKLIDADIEHSVILKDATIIGIHQRIVDSVIGRRAKLEIAPQRPKALRFMIGDDSHIELV, encoded by the coding sequence ATGAAAGCACTAATTTTATCTGGTGGTAAAGGTACGAGGTTACGTCCCCTAACTTATACTGGGGCAAAACAGTTAGTTCCCGTGGCCAATAAACCGATTTTATGGTATGGAATCGAATCAATTGTCGCCGCAGGAATTACCGATATTGGCATTATTATCAGTCCCGAAACCGGGGAAGAAATTCGTCAGACCACGGGCAGTGGTGAACAGTTTGGCGCTAAGATAACTTATATTCGCCAAGATCAACCAGCAGGATTAGCTCACGCGGTTAAAACTGCCCAATCTTTCCTAGGAGATTCCCCCTTTATTATGTACTTGGGTGATAACCTAATCGAGGATGATTTATCGCCCTTTTTAGACTCTTTCCAAAAACAGTCCCTTGATGCTTTAATTCTCCTGCGAAAAGTGTCTAATCCTAGTGCTTTTGGGGTGGCAAAAGTAGATGAAACTGGCAAAGTTTTATACTTAGTCGAAAAACCGAAAGAACCCCCCTCAAATTTAGCTTTGGTGGGGATTTATTTTTTTGCTCCCACCATTCATCAAGCGATCGCATCTATTCAACCTTCGGCCCGGGGTGAGTTAGAAATTACCGACGCTATCCAAGAATTAATCAATCAAAATAAAGCAGTAGAAGCGAATAAACTACTGGGTTGGTGGTTAGATACGGGTAAAAAAGATGATTTATTAGAAGCAAATCGGATTATCCTTGATACCTCTCTAGAAATCGCTTTACTAGGAGAAATTGATCCTAATAGTCAGGTGATCGGACGGGTACAAATTGGCCAGGGTAGTAAAATTATTAATAGTACCATTCGCGGCCCTGTCATTATCGGAGAAAATTGTCAGATTGAGAATTGTTTTATCGGTCCCTATAGCAGTATAGCTAATGGCACAAAATTAATTGATGCCGACATAGAACACAGTGTTATTCTCAAAGATGCCACGATTATTGGCATTCATCAGCGCATAGTTGATAGTGTTATCGGACGACGGGCAAAATTAGAAATTGCTCCCCAACGTCCGAAAGCTTTACGCTTTATGATTGGGGATGATTCCCATATAGAATTAGTTTAG